One window of the Shimwellia blattae DSM 4481 = NBRC 105725 genome contains the following:
- the nei gene encoding endonuclease VIII has translation MPEGPEIRRAADMLAAAVQHQPLTRVWFAFPELERYAPQLVGQTIVRFETHGKALLTHFSGGLILYSHNQLYGVWRVSTPGSEADSARSLRVRLETATSAILLYSASDIEMLNSDTVTRHPFLSKAGPDVLNSTLTVQAVRERLMSPRFCRRQLGSLLLDQKFLAGLGNYLRAEILWQAQVSGLDAVRDLDDAQVTALADACLSVARLSYQTRGQVDENYHHGALFRFRVFQREGEPCERCGTGIIKTVLSGRPFWFCPHCQPVVRKS, from the coding sequence ATGCCTGAAGGACCAGAAATACGCCGCGCCGCCGATATGCTGGCGGCAGCGGTACAACACCAGCCATTAACCCGGGTCTGGTTTGCCTTCCCCGAACTGGAACGTTACGCCCCGCAGCTGGTGGGGCAGACGATTGTCCGTTTTGAAACCCACGGTAAAGCCCTGCTGACCCACTTTTCCGGGGGGCTTATCCTTTACAGCCATAATCAGCTGTACGGGGTATGGCGGGTGAGCACGCCCGGAAGCGAAGCCGACAGCGCCCGCAGCCTGCGGGTGCGGCTGGAGACGGCCACCAGCGCCATTTTGCTGTACAGCGCGTCGGATATCGAAATGCTCAACAGTGATACGGTTACCCGCCACCCGTTTCTGAGCAAGGCAGGCCCGGATGTGCTGAACAGCACCCTGACCGTGCAGGCGGTGCGTGAGCGGCTGATGTCGCCCCGTTTTTGCCGCCGTCAACTGGGCAGCCTGTTGCTGGATCAGAAATTCCTTGCCGGGCTGGGCAACTATTTGCGGGCCGAGATCCTCTGGCAGGCGCAGGTCAGCGGGCTGGATGCAGTGCGGGATCTGGACGATGCTCAGGTGACGGCCCTGGCGGATGCCTGCCTGAGTGTGGCGCGGCTCTCTTATCAGACCCGGGGGCAGGTGGATGAAAATTACCACCACGGTGCGCTGTTTCGCTTTCGGGTATTTCAGCGGGAAGGGGAGCCCTGCGAGCGTTGCGGCACGGGGATTATTAAAACCGTGTTGTCCGGCAGGCCGTTCTGGTTTTGCCCGCACTGCCAGCCGGTGGTGCGAAAATCTTAA
- the pxpC gene encoding 5-oxoprolinase subunit PxpC — protein MLTIIRAGVHTSVQDAGRIGSRGMGVSRSGALDLPALRIANLLVGNDENAPALEITLGQVVIEFNQDGWFALTGAGCDARIDGRAVWTGWRLPYKRGQQLVLKTPRHGMRSYLAVAGGLDVPRVMGSASTDLKAGFGGFQGRLLKDGDKLPVRDGGQHFMESRGVKQLLWGNRIRALAGPEYQEFSKVSQEDFWRLPWHISPQSNRMGYRLQGPVLARETRRELYSHGLLPGVVQVPHNGQPIVLMNDAQTTGGYPRIAVVIEADLYHLAQVRLGEPIHFIPCTHEEALKARHEQELFIRQIAWHLQEPVKVK, from the coding sequence ATGCTGACGATTATTCGTGCCGGGGTGCACACCTCAGTACAGGATGCCGGGCGCATCGGCAGCCGGGGGATGGGGGTCAGCCGCAGCGGGGCGCTGGATCTGCCTGCCCTGCGGATTGCTAACCTGCTGGTGGGCAATGATGAAAACGCCCCGGCCCTGGAGATAACCCTGGGCCAGGTGGTGATTGAGTTTAACCAGGACGGCTGGTTTGCCCTGACCGGGGCTGGTTGCGATGCGCGCATTGATGGCCGCGCCGTCTGGACCGGCTGGCGGCTGCCTTACAAACGTGGCCAGCAGCTGGTGCTTAAAACCCCCCGCCACGGGATGCGCAGTTATCTGGCGGTGGCCGGGGGGCTTGATGTTCCCCGGGTGATGGGCTCCGCCAGTACCGATCTGAAAGCCGGTTTTGGCGGCTTTCAGGGGCGTCTGCTGAAAGACGGCGATAAGCTGCCCGTGCGTGACGGTGGTCAGCATTTTATGGAGTCCCGCGGGGTGAAGCAGCTGCTGTGGGGAAACCGGATCCGGGCGCTGGCCGGGCCGGAGTATCAGGAGTTCAGCAAGGTTTCGCAGGAGGATTTCTGGCGCCTGCCCTGGCATATCAGCCCGCAAAGTAACCGCATGGGCTACCGCCTGCAGGGGCCAGTGCTGGCGCGGGAAACCCGCCGGGAGCTCTATTCCCACGGGCTGTTGCCCGGCGTGGTGCAGGTGCCCCACAACGGCCAGCCGATCGTGCTGATGAACGATGCCCAGACCACCGGCGGGTATCCGCGCATTGCGGTGGTGATTGAGGCGGATCTGTACCATCTGGCGCAGGTGCGGCTCGGGGAGCCGATTCACTTTATCCCCTGTACCCATGAAGAGGCGCTGAAAGCGCGCCATGAGCAGGAGTTATTTATCCGCCAGATAGCCTGGCACTTACAGGAGCCGGTTAAGGTTAAGTAG
- the pxpB gene encoding 5-oxoprolinase subunit PxpB translates to MQRARCYLLGESAVVLELEPPVTLESQKKIWGLKARLAEVPGILDVIPGMNNVTVVLADPQNRALDAIERIQRWWEESDALEPTPRQIDIPVIYGGAAGPDLNEVSRHCGLSPRQVVELHASADYFVCFIGFQPGFPYLGGMPRALETPRRAEPRLVVPAGSVGIGGSQTGIYPLETPGGWQLIGQTSVRLFDIHNTPAGLLQPGDRVRFVPQKEGVC, encoded by the coding sequence TTGCAACGAGCACGCTGCTATTTATTAGGCGAGAGCGCGGTTGTTCTGGAGCTGGAGCCACCGGTCACGCTTGAGAGCCAGAAAAAAATCTGGGGGCTGAAGGCAAGGCTTGCGGAGGTGCCCGGTATCCTGGATGTGATCCCGGGCATGAATAATGTCACCGTGGTACTGGCGGATCCGCAAAACCGCGCGCTGGATGCCATTGAGCGCATTCAGCGCTGGTGGGAAGAGAGCGACGCACTGGAGCCCACCCCACGTCAGATTGATATTCCGGTTATCTACGGCGGTGCGGCCGGGCCGGATCTGAACGAGGTCTCCCGCCACTGCGGGTTATCACCCCGTCAGGTGGTTGAGCTGCACGCCAGCGCGGATTATTTTGTCTGCTTTATCGGCTTTCAGCCCGGGTTCCCGTATCTTGGCGGAATGCCCCGGGCGCTTGAGACCCCGCGCCGGGCAGAGCCGCGGCTGGTGGTTCCGGCCGGAAGCGTCGGCATTGGCGGCAGCCAGACCGGTATTTACCCGCTGGAAACCCCGGGAGGATGGCAACTGATTGGCCAGACTTCCGTGCGGTTGTTTGATATCCACAACACACCGGCAGGTTTACTGCAACCGGGGGACAGGGTGCGTTTTGTGCCCCAGAAGGAGGGGGTATGCTGA
- a CDS encoding type 2 GTP cyclohydrolase I, which produces MNNIELETLINTQLNSAAFNDYAPNGLQVEGRSSVSKIITGVTACQALIDEAIQRNADAIIVHHGYFWKNEAPQIRGMKRQRLKALLENDINLYGWHLPLDAHPQLGNNAQLAHLLGIEIKGEIEPLVPWGELAMAVPGPELASWIETRLGRKPLWCGDTGPDTIRRVAWCTGGGQGFIDSAARYGVDAFITGEVSEQTIHSAREQGLHFFAAGHHATERGGIRALGEWLNAHTDLDVTFVDIPNPA; this is translated from the coding sequence ATGAATAATATCGAACTGGAAACCCTGATTAATACGCAACTTAACAGCGCGGCGTTTAATGATTACGCCCCCAACGGCTTGCAGGTTGAGGGGCGGTCGTCGGTAAGCAAAATTATTACCGGCGTTACGGCCTGCCAGGCACTGATTGATGAAGCTATCCAGCGCAACGCCGATGCGATTATCGTCCACCACGGGTATTTCTGGAAAAATGAAGCGCCGCAGATCCGCGGCATGAAACGCCAGCGCCTGAAAGCGCTGCTGGAAAACGATATTAATCTGTATGGCTGGCACTTACCGCTGGATGCGCATCCGCAACTGGGCAATAACGCGCAGCTGGCGCATTTACTCGGTATTGAGATAAAAGGCGAGATCGAGCCGCTGGTGCCCTGGGGGGAGCTCGCCATGGCGGTGCCGGGGCCGGAGCTGGCCTCGTGGATTGAAACCCGCCTTGGCCGCAAGCCATTGTGGTGTGGGGATACCGGGCCGGACACTATCCGCCGGGTGGCCTGGTGCACCGGGGGCGGCCAGGGGTTTATTGACAGCGCCGCCCGCTACGGGGTGGATGCCTTCATTACCGGCGAAGTTTCCGAACAGACTATCCATTCAGCCCGTGAGCAGGGGCTGCACTTCTTTGCCGCCGGTCACCACGCCACGGAGCGCGGGGGGATCCGCGCCCTGGGCGAGTGGCTGAATGCGCACACTGATCTGGATGTCACTTTTGTTGATATTCCGAATCCGGCCTGA
- a CDS encoding YbfA family protein, whose amino-acid sequence MTTTTYKRYSALHILLRRAFALTVGIAALPVMLFWKDRARFYSYLHRVWAKTGDKPVWMEQAEQAACDFY is encoded by the coding sequence ATGACCACCACCACCTATAAACGTTATTCTGCATTACATATCCTGCTGCGCCGTGCATTCGCGCTGACTGTCGGCATTGCCGCGCTGCCGGTGATGCTGTTCTGGAAAGACCGGGCCCGCTTTTACAGTTACCTGCACCGGGTGTGGGCGAAAACCGGGGATAAACCGGTATGGATGGAGCAGGCTGAACAGGCCGCCTGCGATTTTTACTGA
- the kdpF gene encoding K(+)-transporting ATPase subunit F has translation MNTGIIIGVIVVFLLLGYLLYALLNAEDF, from the coding sequence GTGAATACTGGCATCATAATCGGCGTCATCGTGGTGTTCCTGTTACTGGGCTACCTGCTGTACGCCCTGCTCAACGCGGAGGATTTCTGA
- the kdpA gene encoding potassium-transporting ATPase subunit KdpA, whose translation MISATALLLISYLALLLALAKPLGSLLARQIEGIPLPGTAWLERPLLRLVGADNREMDWRQYLLAIVLFNLLGLVVLFTLLTSQASLPLNPQHFPGLSWDLALNTAISFVTNTNWQAYAGESTLSYFSQMAGLTVQNFLSAATGIAVAYALIRAFTRQSVTTLGNAWSDLLRITLWILLPLSLIIALFFIQQGVIQNVQPYTPALSLEGVNMLLPGGPVASQEAIKLLGTNGGGFFNANSAHPFENPTVLTNAVQMLAIFLIPAALCFAFGDVCGDPRQGRAILWTMGLIFAVCVVLVVWAEWRGNPHFLTLGADSSVNMEGKESRFGILVSSLFAVITTAASCGAVNAMHDAFTAPGGMIPLWLMQIGEVVFGGVGSGLYGMMLFIMLAVFIAGLMIGRTPEYLGKKIDVREMKMTALAILVTPTLVLAGTALAMMTGAGPGAMLNPGPHGFSEVLYAVSSAANNNGSAFAGLSANTPLWNLLLALCMLLGRFAVIAPVLAIAGSMVTKRTQPTSAGTLPTHGPLFIGLLIGTILLVGALTFIPALALGPVAEYLVHR comes from the coding sequence ATGATCTCCGCAACCGCACTGTTACTGATCAGTTATCTGGCGCTACTGCTGGCCCTGGCCAAACCGCTGGGCAGCCTGCTGGCCCGCCAGATAGAGGGCATACCGCTGCCGGGCACCGCCTGGCTGGAGCGCCCGCTACTGCGCCTGGTGGGGGCAGACAACCGCGAAATGGACTGGCGTCAGTATCTGCTGGCCATTGTGCTGTTTAACCTGCTGGGGCTGGTGGTGCTGTTTACCCTCCTGACCAGCCAGGCAAGCCTGCCGCTTAACCCCCAGCATTTTCCGGGGCTGAGCTGGGATCTGGCCCTTAATACCGCCATCAGCTTTGTCACCAACACCAACTGGCAGGCTTACGCCGGGGAAAGCACCCTCAGCTACTTCAGCCAGATGGCCGGGCTGACGGTGCAGAACTTCCTGTCGGCGGCCACCGGGATAGCGGTAGCCTACGCCTTAATCCGCGCCTTTACCCGCCAGTCGGTCACCACCCTCGGGAACGCCTGGAGCGATCTGCTGCGTATTACCCTGTGGATCCTGCTGCCGCTCTCGCTGATCATCGCCCTGTTTTTTATCCAGCAGGGGGTCATTCAGAATGTTCAGCCCTATACCCCTGCGCTCAGCCTTGAGGGGGTGAACATGCTGCTGCCCGGCGGGCCGGTCGCCTCCCAGGAGGCGATAAAACTGCTGGGGACCAACGGCGGCGGCTTCTTTAATGCCAACTCCGCCCACCCGTTTGAGAACCCCACCGTGCTGACCAACGCCGTGCAGATGCTGGCTATCTTTTTGATCCCCGCCGCCCTGTGCTTTGCCTTTGGTGACGTGTGTGGCGACCCGCGCCAGGGGCGGGCCATTCTCTGGACCATGGGGCTGATTTTCGCCGTTTGTGTGGTGCTGGTGGTGTGGGCTGAATGGCGCGGCAACCCCCACTTTCTGACCCTGGGCGCAGACAGCAGCGTCAATATGGAGGGTAAAGAGAGCCGCTTTGGCATTCTTGTCAGCAGCCTGTTTGCGGTGATAACCACCGCCGCCTCCTGTGGGGCGGTCAATGCCATGCACGACGCCTTTACCGCGCCGGGCGGCATGATCCCCCTGTGGCTGATGCAGATTGGCGAGGTGGTCTTCGGCGGTGTCGGGAGCGGGCTGTACGGCATGATGCTGTTTATCATGCTGGCGGTGTTTATTGCCGGGCTGATGATTGGCCGCACCCCGGAGTATCTGGGCAAAAAAATCGATGTCCGCGAAATGAAAATGACCGCCCTGGCGATTCTGGTCACCCCCACACTGGTATTAGCCGGTACAGCGCTGGCAATGATGACCGGCGCCGGGCCCGGGGCCATGCTCAACCCGGGCCCCCACGGGTTTAGTGAAGTGCTGTATGCGGTCTCCTCCGCAGCCAACAACAACGGCAGCGCCTTTGCCGGGCTCAGTGCGAATACCCCCCTCTGGAACCTGCTGCTGGCCCTGTGCATGCTGCTGGGCCGTTTTGCCGTGATTGCCCCAGTGCTGGCTATTGCCGGCAGCATGGTGACCAAACGCACCCAGCCCACCTCTGCCGGTACATTGCCGACCCACGGGCCGCTCTTTATCGGTCTGCTGATCGGCACCATTTTGCTGGTTGGCGCCCTGACATTTATCCCTGCCCTCGCCCTTGGCCCGGTGGCGGAATATCTGGTTCACCGTTAA